The Coffea eugenioides isolate CCC68of chromosome 8, Ceug_1.0, whole genome shotgun sequence genome has a segment encoding these proteins:
- the LOC113781538 gene encoding 3-ketoacyl-CoA synthase 11-like: MSDLKPSTPLISPSISGRLPDFKQSVKLKYVKLGYHYLITHGMYLFLSPLVVVIAAQLSTFSFQDLHALWEHLKFNLISVFLCSTLLVFLSTFYFLTRPRAVYLVNFSCYKPEDVRKCTRQRFMELSVFTGSFTPENLDFQRKIVERSGLGESTYLPEAVLTVPPNPCMAEARKEAETVMFGAIDELLAKTSLKPKDIGILIVNCSLFNPTPSLSAVVINHYKLRGNIISYNLGGMGCSAGLISIDLAKDLLQAHPNTYALVISMENITLNWYFGDERSMLVSNCLFRMGGAAILLSNKRSDRWRSKYQLVHTVRTHKGSDDKCFSCVTQMEDPKGEIGVALSKDLMAVAGDALKTNITTLGPLVLPMSEQLLFFTTLVAKKLLKMKIKPYIPDFKLAFEHFCIHAGGRAVLDELEKNLQLSDWHIEPSRMTLYRFGNTSSSSLWYELAYLEAKGRIKWGDRTWQIAFGSGFKCNSAVWKALRTINPAKETNPWMAEIDQFPVEVPRVSAI, translated from the coding sequence ATGAGTGACTTAAAACCAAGCACACCTCTGATCTCTCCCTCAATTTCTGGAAGGCTTCCTGATTTTAAGCAGTCTGTTAAATTGAAGTATGTGAAGCTTGGATATCATTATCTGATCACCCATGGAATGTACCTGTTTTTATCTCCACTAGTTGTTGTTATTGCTGCTCAGTTGTCCACATTCTCATTCCAAGACCTTCATGCTCTTTGggaacatctcaagttcaatcTGATATCAGTTTTCTTGTGCTCGACCCTTTTGGTGTTCTTGTCTACTTTCTATTTCCTTACTCGACCTCGAGctgtttatcttgtaaatttctcGTGCTATAAGCCTGAGGATGTGAGGAAATGCACGAGACAGCGCTTCATGGAACTATCAGTGTTCACTGGCTCATTTACGCCTGAAAACCTTGACTTCCAGAGGAAAATTGTGGAGAGGTCAGGTCTTGGTGAGTCAACTTACCTCCCTGAAGCTGTGCTCACAGTTCCTCCAAATCCCTGTATGGCAGAAGCTAGAAAAGAAGCTGAAACTGTAATGTTTGGTGCCATTGATGAACTACTTGCCAAAACTTCTCTAAAGCCCAAAGACATTGGTATTCTCATTGTCAATTGCAGCTTGTTTAATCCCACTCCATCTTTGTCTGCTGTGGTTATTAACCATTACAAACTTCGTGGGAACATTATCAGTTACAATCTAGGTGGGATGGGTTGTAGTGCTGGTTTGATCTCGATTGATCTTGCTAAAGATCTTCTTCAAGCCCATCCCAACACTTATGCTCTTGTGATCAGCATGGAAAATATTACTTTGAATTGGTATTTTGGGGATGAAAGATCAATGCTTGTTTCAAATTGCTTGTTCCGAATGGGAGGGGCTGCAATTCTGCTTTCTAATAAAAGATCTGATCGATGGAGATCCAAGTATCAGTTAGTGCACACCGTCAGAACCCACAAAGGATCCGATGATAAATGCTTTTCTTGTGTTACCCAAATGGAGGATCCCAAAGGTGAAATTGGGGTTGCTCTGTCAAAGGATTTGATGGCAGTAGCTGGTGATGCTTTGAAGACAAACATTACTACTTTGGGTCCTCTTGTGCTGCCCATGTCAGAGCAGCTACTCTTCTTTACCACATTGGTGGCGAAGAAGCTGTTGAAGATGAAGATTAAACCTTATATTCCTGATTTCAAGTTGGCCTTCGAGCATTTCTGCATCCATGCTGGTGGAAGGGCTGTATTAGATGAGCTGGAGAAGAATCTCCAGCTTTCTGATTGGCACATTGAGCCCTCTAGGATGACACTCTACCGATTTGGGAACACCTCAAGTAGCTCTCTTTGGTATGAGTTGGCATACTTAGAGGCCAAGGGGAGGATTAAGTGGGGAGACAGAACTTGGCAGATAGCATTTGGTTCTGGCTTCAAGTGCAACAGTGCAGTTTGGAAGGCCTTAAGAACTATCAACCCAGCTAAGGAGACGAATCCGTGGATGGCTGAGATTGACCAATTTCCAGTAGAAGTTCCAAGGGTCTCAGCAATCTAA